In Corynebacterium matruchotii, a single genomic region encodes these proteins:
- a CDS encoding S9 family peptidase — MTFTEPIAPVHPVTRTHHNISFIDNYEWLRDKESAETTAYLEAENAYTAQETAQLKTLEDNIFQEIKSRVKETDMSVPTRLGRYWYYGRMEEGKSYGISARVPVIEDWVPPVVSETGSLPDEEILLDANQLAEGHDFFSLGASTVDDTGRYLAYSTDTEGNERFTLYIKDLETGELLDDVIDNVFYGVTWAGTDYLFYTRVDDAWRSDSVWRHKVGTPASEDVRVFHEEDERFNVGVGSSRSKRFLIIESSSKVTSESWVLELDNPTGEFRVIRPREHNVEYSVSHAVLSGKDAWLIVHNAHGPNFELGWMWTTDTLGSFDDLRVLVPHRDTVRIEGVDAYEHQLVIGYRREAISRAGVMKLDQGNLTEFVELEFPEELYTIEVMGNPEWDAPVLRLAYSSYVTPTRIYDYTVATGELRLLKEQEVLGGYNPDDYVASRVWVTASDGVDIPVSLVHRRDVDLSHPNPTILYGYGSYEISLDPGFSVASLSLMDRGMIFAFAHVRGGGELGRHWYDNGKMLHKRNTFTDFIAVADYLLDHNLTTRDTLVALGGSAGGLLMGAVANLGGDRFKAIEANVPFVDPLTSMLMPELPLTVPEWEEWGNPLADKDVYDYMAGYAPYENIEAKTYPNILALTSINDTRVLYVEPAKWIAQLRATATGGKFLLKTEMAAGHGGVSGRYESWRQTAFEYAWLINQATGKVE; from the coding sequence ATGACGTTCACCGAACCAATCGCCCCGGTACACCCCGTTACCCGCACCCACCACAATATTAGTTTTATTGATAATTATGAATGGTTGCGGGATAAGGAATCCGCCGAAACCACCGCCTATTTAGAGGCCGAAAACGCCTACACCGCGCAGGAAACCGCTCAGCTGAAAACCCTGGAGGATAATATTTTCCAGGAAATCAAATCCCGCGTGAAGGAAACCGACATGTCGGTGCCTACCCGCCTGGGCCGCTACTGGTACTACGGACGCATGGAGGAGGGGAAATCATACGGTATTTCCGCCCGCGTGCCCGTTATTGAGGATTGGGTGCCGCCGGTGGTGTCCGAAACCGGTTCCCTGCCCGACGAGGAAATCTTGCTCGACGCCAACCAATTGGCCGAAGGCCACGACTTTTTCTCCCTGGGCGCCTCCACCGTAGATGATACCGGTCGCTACCTGGCCTATTCCACCGACACCGAGGGGAATGAACGCTTCACCCTCTACATTAAGGACCTAGAGACCGGGGAACTCCTCGACGATGTGATCGACAATGTATTCTACGGTGTCACCTGGGCGGGTACCGATTATCTTTTCTACACCCGCGTCGACGACGCCTGGCGGTCTGACTCCGTGTGGCGTCACAAGGTCGGCACCCCCGCGTCCGAAGACGTTCGGGTGTTCCACGAGGAAGACGAACGCTTCAACGTGGGGGTTGGCTCCAGCCGTAGCAAGCGCTTCCTCATTATCGAATCCAGCTCCAAAGTCACCTCCGAATCCTGGGTGCTGGAACTCGACAACCCCACCGGGGAATTCCGGGTTATTCGCCCCCGCGAACATAATGTCGAATACTCTGTCTCCCACGCAGTCCTGTCGGGCAAGGACGCCTGGCTGATCGTCCACAACGCCCACGGTCCCAATTTTGAACTCGGCTGGATGTGGACCACCGATACCCTGGGCAGCTTCGACGACCTTCGGGTGCTGGTGCCACACCGCGATACCGTCCGCATCGAAGGCGTCGACGCCTACGAACACCAACTCGTGATCGGCTACCGTCGGGAAGCCATCAGCCGCGCCGGCGTAATGAAGCTGGACCAGGGAAACCTCACCGAATTCGTCGAACTTGAGTTCCCCGAAGAGCTCTACACCATTGAAGTTATGGGCAACCCCGAATGGGACGCCCCCGTGCTGCGCCTGGCCTACTCCTCCTACGTCACCCCCACCCGCATCTACGACTACACCGTCGCCACCGGCGAACTGCGGCTACTCAAGGAACAAGAAGTCTTGGGCGGCTATAACCCGGACGACTATGTGGCCAGCCGCGTGTGGGTCACCGCAAGCGATGGGGTAGACATTCCCGTCTCCCTGGTGCATCGCCGTGACGTGGACCTTTCCCACCCCAATCCCACCATCCTCTACGGCTACGGTTCCTACGAAATCTCCCTCGACCCGGGATTCTCGGTTGCCAGCCTCTCCCTCATGGACCGGGGCATGATCTTCGCGTTCGCCCACGTCCGGGGCGGCGGTGAGCTCGGCCGCCACTGGTACGACAACGGCAAAATGCTGCACAAACGCAACACCTTCACCGACTTCATCGCCGTTGCCGATTACCTGCTCGACCACAACCTCACCACCCGGGATACCCTCGTGGCCCTGGGCGGCTCCGCGGGTGGCCTCCTCATGGGTGCCGTCGCAAACCTGGGCGGCGACCGGTTCAAGGCCATCGAAGCCAACGTTCCTTTCGTCGACCCGCTCACCTCCATGCTCATGCCCGAGCTGCCGCTCACCGTCCCCGAATGGGAGGAATGGGGTAACCCCCTGGCCGACAAAGACGTCTACGACTATATGGCCGGCTATGCCCCCTACGAAAACATTGAGGCAAAAACCTACCCCAATATTCTCGCCCTGACCAGCATCAACGACACCCGGGTGCTCTATGTAGAGCCGGCGAAATGGATCGCCCAACTCCGGGCCACCGCCACCGGTGGCAAATTCCTGCTCAAAACCGAAATGGCCGCCGGCCACGGGGGCGTGTCTGGCCGCTACGAAAGCTGGCGGCAAACCGCCTTCGAATACGCCTGGCTCATCAATCAAGCAACCGGAAAGGTCGAATAA
- the purS gene encoding phosphoribosylformylglycinamidine synthase subunit PurS, whose amino-acid sequence MARVVVNVMPKAEILDPQGQAVVRALGRIGVEGVADVRQGKRFEIEVSDEVTREQVEKMAEVLLANTVIEDFDVIFEA is encoded by the coding sequence GTGGCCCGTGTTGTAGTCAATGTGATGCCTAAAGCGGAGATTTTGGATCCCCAAGGGCAAGCCGTGGTTCGAGCCCTAGGACGCATCGGCGTCGAAGGCGTCGCCGATGTTCGCCAGGGGAAACGCTTCGAAATCGAAGTATCCGACGAGGTAACCCGCGAACAAGTCGAAAAAATGGCCGAAGTGCTCCTGGCCAACACTGTCATCGAAGACTTCGACGTGATTTTCGAGGCATAG
- the purQ gene encoding phosphoribosylformylglycinamidine synthase subunit PurQ yields the protein MSAKIGVITFPGTLDDVDAARAARLAGAEVVSLWHADADLKNVDAVVVPGGFSYGDYLRSGAISALAPVMQSVIDAAGRGMPVLGICNGFQILTEAHLLPGALTRNQGLHFHCTDAYLTVENNTTAWTNTLEVGQKILIPSKHGEGRFQAAPETVRELEAEGRVVFRYTDNYNGSVNAIAGITNETGRVVGLMPHPEHAVELLTGPSLDGLQLFLSAVGSIAA from the coding sequence ATGAGCGCAAAAATCGGAGTAATCACATTCCCCGGCACGCTTGATGATGTCGACGCCGCCCGCGCCGCCCGTCTCGCCGGAGCCGAAGTCGTAAGCCTGTGGCACGCCGACGCCGACCTGAAAAACGTCGACGCGGTAGTTGTCCCAGGCGGTTTTTCTTATGGCGACTACCTGCGCAGCGGCGCTATTTCCGCCCTGGCACCCGTCATGCAATCCGTCATCGACGCCGCCGGCCGGGGCATGCCTGTTCTCGGCATTTGCAATGGCTTCCAAATCCTCACCGAAGCCCACCTTTTGCCCGGCGCGCTCACTCGCAACCAGGGCCTGCATTTTCACTGCACCGACGCCTACCTGACGGTGGAGAACAACACTACCGCCTGGACCAACACCCTGGAGGTGGGCCAGAAGATCCTGATCCCTTCGAAACACGGTGAGGGCCGTTTCCAGGCGGCACCGGAAACTGTGCGTGAGCTAGAGGCCGAGGGCCGGGTGGTGTTCCGCTACACCGATAACTACAACGGTTCCGTGAATGCGATTGCCGGCATTACGAATGAGACCGGTCGGGTGGTTGGGCTCATGCCGCACCCGGAGCACGCTGTGGAACTGCTCACCGGGCCCTCCCTGGATGGCCTGCAACTCTTCCTCTCTGCCGTCGGCAGCATCGCCGCCTAG
- the purB gene encoding adenylosuccinate lyase produces the protein MKKQIANVLANRYASAELVDLWSAETKIILERQLWIAVLKAQRDLGVDVPAEAIAAYENVIDKVDLESIANREKITRHDVKARIEEFNALAGYEQVHKGMTSRDLTENVEQLQVYRSLELIRTKAITVVLRIAERAAEYDTLVMAGRSHNVAAQATTLGKRFASAAEELLVAIERIENLIERYPLRGIKGPMGTAQDMLDLMGGDETKLAELESRIATHLGFARVFDSVGQVYPRSLDFDALSTLVQLGAGPSSLAHTIRLMAGNETVTEGFKEGQVGSSAMPHKMNARSCERVGGLQVILRGYLTMAADLSGQQWNEGDVFCSVIRRVALPDAFFALDGMFETFLTVLAEFGAFPAMIDRELERYLPFLATTRILMAAVRAGVGRETAHEVIKENAVAVALNMRENGGEQDLIDRLAADDRLPLTKQQLDDALADRHAFIGAAESQTHRVIDRVRALVAQYPQAADYVPGEIL, from the coding sequence GTGAAGAAACAGATTGCAAATGTGCTCGCCAACCGTTACGCCTCCGCCGAGTTAGTCGATCTTTGGAGCGCCGAAACCAAAATCATTTTAGAGCGGCAACTATGGATCGCCGTGCTCAAGGCGCAGCGCGATCTGGGCGTTGATGTGCCCGCCGAGGCCATCGCCGCATACGAAAACGTGATCGACAAGGTGGATCTGGAGTCTATCGCCAATCGGGAGAAAATCACCCGCCACGACGTCAAGGCCCGCATCGAGGAATTCAACGCGCTGGCCGGCTACGAGCAGGTGCACAAGGGGATGACCTCCCGCGACCTCACCGAAAACGTGGAACAGCTTCAGGTGTACCGATCCCTAGAGCTCATCCGCACTAAAGCTATCACCGTCGTGTTGCGGATCGCCGAGCGCGCCGCCGAATACGACACTCTGGTCATGGCTGGGCGCTCCCATAACGTGGCGGCCCAGGCTACCACCTTAGGCAAGCGGTTCGCCTCCGCCGCCGAGGAACTCCTGGTGGCCATCGAACGCATCGAAAATCTGATCGAACGCTACCCGCTGCGGGGCATCAAGGGTCCCATGGGTACCGCCCAGGACATGCTCGACCTCATGGGCGGGGACGAGACCAAACTTGCCGAACTGGAATCCCGCATCGCCACCCATCTCGGCTTCGCCCGGGTCTTTGACTCCGTGGGCCAGGTATATCCCCGCTCCCTCGACTTCGACGCCCTTTCCACCCTGGTGCAGCTCGGGGCCGGGCCGTCGTCGCTCGCCCATACCATTCGGCTCATGGCCGGCAACGAGACCGTCACCGAGGGTTTCAAGGAAGGGCAGGTGGGGTCGTCCGCCATGCCGCACAAAATGAATGCCCGCAGCTGCGAGCGCGTGGGTGGGCTGCAGGTGATCCTGCGCGGCTACCTCACCATGGCCGCCGACCTGTCCGGCCAGCAGTGGAACGAAGGCGACGTATTCTGCTCCGTCATCCGCCGGGTGGCTCTGCCCGATGCCTTCTTTGCCCTTGATGGCATGTTTGAAACCTTCCTCACGGTGCTGGCGGAATTCGGGGCGTTCCCCGCCATGATCGACCGGGAGCTGGAACGCTACCTGCCGTTTTTGGCCACCACTCGTATCCTCATGGCGGCGGTGCGGGCCGGCGTGGGTCGGGAAACCGCCCACGAGGTCATCAAGGAAAACGCCGTGGCAGTGGCCCTGAACATGCGGGAAAACGGTGGCGAACAAGACCTCATTGACCGCCTGGCCGCCGACGACCGCCTGCCGCTGACCAAACAGCAGCTTGACGACGCCCTGGCCGACCGGCATGCCTTCATCGGTGCTGCGGAGTCGCAAACCCATCGGGTGATCGACCGGGTGCGCGCATTGGTTGCGCAATACCCACAAGCCGCTGATTACGTTCCTGGCGAAATCCTCTAG
- a CDS encoding phosphoribosylaminoimidazolesuccinocarboxamide synthase: MRPELSQYNHVSAGKVREIYEIDDDTLLMVVSDRISAYDHILDPEIPDKGRVLTAMSMYFFDHIDFPNHLAGDIDDMRIPEEVLGRAIVCKKLKMLPFECVVRGYLTGSGYKEYLATGSVCGIPLPEGLVESSKLPEPIFTPATKADLGDHDENVTFEQVVEKLGERRATELRDASINIYKQAAELAEAKGIILADTKFEFGVDRDGTLVLADEVLTPDSSRYWPLEGYEPGKVQPSFDKQYVRNWLTSSKCDWQVDSNATPPPLPGSVVEATRERYVEAFERITGEKFSRWIGCCV, translated from the coding sequence ATGCGTCCTGAACTTTCCCAGTACAATCACGTCTCCGCAGGAAAAGTGCGTGAGATTTACGAGATTGACGATGACACGTTGCTGATGGTGGTCTCCGACCGCATTTCGGCATATGACCACATTCTGGACCCCGAAATTCCGGACAAAGGGCGGGTGCTCACCGCCATGAGCATGTACTTCTTTGATCACATTGATTTTCCGAACCATCTTGCCGGTGATATCGACGATATGCGCATCCCCGAAGAGGTGCTGGGGCGGGCAATCGTGTGTAAGAAACTCAAAATGCTGCCCTTTGAATGTGTGGTACGTGGCTATCTTACCGGCTCCGGTTATAAGGAATACCTAGCTACCGGCAGCGTGTGTGGCATCCCCCTCCCCGAGGGGTTGGTCGAGTCGTCGAAGTTGCCCGAACCGATCTTCACGCCCGCGACCAAGGCCGACCTTGGTGACCATGACGAGAATGTTACCTTCGAACAAGTCGTCGAGAAGCTAGGTGAGCGTCGTGCCACCGAACTGCGTGATGCCAGCATCAATATTTATAAGCAGGCGGCAGAACTCGCCGAGGCCAAAGGGATCATCCTGGCCGACACTAAATTCGAATTTGGGGTCGATCGTGACGGCACACTCGTGCTTGCCGACGAGGTACTCACGCCGGATTCCTCCAGGTACTGGCCACTCGAAGGCTACGAACCCGGCAAGGTGCAGCCCAGCTTCGATAAACAATACGTCCGCAACTGGCTTACCAGTTCTAAATGCGATTGGCAGGTAGATTCCAATGCCACCCCGCCACCGCTCCCCGGATCCGTGGTCGAAGCCACCCGGGAACGCTACGTGGAGGCATTCGAACGTATTACCGGGGAAAAGTTTTCGCGGTGGATTGGTTGCTGCGTATAG